In a genomic window of Homo sapiens chromosome 22, GRCh38.p14 Primary Assembly:
- the APOBEC3C gene encoding DNA dC->dU-editing enzyme APOBEC-3C has protein sequence MNPQIRNPMKAMYPGTFYFQFKNLWEANDRNETWLCFTVEGIKRRSVVSWKTGVFRNQVDSETHCHAERCFLSWFCDDILSPNTKYQVTWYTSWSPCPDCAGEVAEFLARHSNVNLTIFTARLYYFQYPCYQEGLRSLSQEGVAVEIMDYEDFKYCWENFVYNDNEPFKPWKGLKTNFRLLKRRLRESLQ, from the exons ATGAATCCACAGATCAG AAACCCGATGAAGGCAATGTATCCAGGCACATTCTACTTCCAATTTAAAAACCTATGGGAAGCCAACGATCGGAACGAAACTTGGCTGTGCTTCACCGTGGAAGGTATAAAGCGCCGCTCAGTTGTCTCCTGGAAGACGGGCGTCTTCCGAAACCAG GTGGATTCTGAGACCCATTGTCATGCAGAAAGGTGCTTCCTCTCTTGGTTCTGCGACGACATACTGTCTCCTAACACAAAGTACCAGGTCACCTGGTACACATCTTGGAGCCCTTGCCCAGACTGTGCAGGGGAGGTGGCCgagttcctggccaggcacagcaaCGTGAATCTCACCATCTTCACCGCCCGCCTCTACTACTTCCAGTATCCATGTTACCAGGAGGGGCTCCGCAGCCTGAGTCAGGAAGGGGTCGCTGTGGAGATCATGGACTATGAAG attttaaaTATTGTTGGGAAAACTTTGTGTACAATGATAATGAGCCATTCAAGCCTTGGAAGGGATTAAAAACCAACTTTCGACTTCTGAAAAGAAGGCTACGGGAGAGTCTCCAGTGA